One stretch of Candidatus Thermoplasmatota archaeon DNA includes these proteins:
- a CDS encoding rhomboid family intramembrane serine protease, with protein MEIIINTLSAASLICIGIIIISLLITRLKNIKITFGLIIANIVVFIGSFFIDRGLIAELGFRPMYFSLEQAPQLYTLFTSMFLHADPIHIFGNMLVFFFMGIALEDRIGWKRFFIIYIITGMCGALAHSLLDLTSTTPLIGASGAIFGILGAFAAAYPHDEIVMPVPIGIMFIMRIKVIYAAMLFALMETLFVFMGGQSNTAHFAHLGGLVSGIVLAMILLGGQGQKINDEKIKVSYASRYVPKIKNINISNLRKLAVTPQLQEMIHRIEHESVPQVRDLWIEHFIEKTRCPVCQKPLHHFDRRVWCEDNHFRTEY; from the coding sequence ATGGAAATAATCATTAACACCCTCTCAGCAGCGTCGCTCATCTGCATAGGAATCATTATCATATCATTACTTATCACTCGCTTAAAAAACATAAAAATAACTTTTGGTCTCATTATTGCAAATATTGTTGTTTTTATTGGTTCTTTTTTTATTGATCGTGGCCTTATTGCCGAACTTGGATTCCGACCGATGTACTTTTCTTTGGAACAAGCACCACAACTGTATACCTTATTTACCTCTATGTTTCTCCATGCAGATCCAATCCATATTTTTGGAAATATGCTCGTTTTTTTCTTCATGGGAATTGCATTGGAAGACCGTATCGGATGGAAACGATTTTTCATAATATATATCATAACTGGCATGTGTGGAGCGTTGGCTCATTCGCTACTCGATCTCACCTCGACAACACCACTTATTGGGGCTTCAGGTGCAATCTTTGGCATTCTCGGAGCATTTGCTGCTGCCTACCCACATGATGAAATCGTTATGCCTGTACCCATAGGAATTATGTTTATCATGCGGATTAAAGTCATTTATGCAGCAATGCTCTTTGCACTTATGGAAACTTTGTTTGTTTTTATGGGAGGACAAAGTAACACGGCACACTTTGCGCATCTCGGTGGTTTAGTTAGTGGTATTGTTCTTGCAATGATACTTCTAGGCGGACAAGGGCAGAAAATTAACGACGAAAAAATCAAAGTATCGTATGCTTCACGGTATGTTCCAAAAATAAAAAACATTAATATCTCAAATTTAAGAAAACTTGCAGTCACGCCACAGCTTCAAGAAATGATTCATCGAATTGAACACGAATCAGTTCCACAAGTACGAGATCTCTGGATCGAACATTTCATCGAAAAGACTCGATGTCCAGTATGTCAAAAGCCATTACATCATTTTGATCGGAGAGTCTGGTGTGAAGATAATCATTTTCGGACAGAATATTAA
- a CDS encoding transposase: protein MPPWNDSGIKFATVAESVFKEFAQIVKSLGILGTVQAVDSTSISTPYLDDPDAVWSYDATKKEYYFGYGLLLVVDVETQLPIACTIRAAETSI, encoded by the coding sequence ATGCCACCTTGGAACGATTCTGGCATCAAATTTGCTACTGTTGCAGAATCGGTGTTCAAAGAATTTGCACAGATAGTCAAAAGTCTTGGGATACTCGGAACCGTTCAAGCAGTAGACAGTACGAGTATCTCCACACCATACCTCGATGACCCTGATGCGGTATGGAGCTATGATGCAACCAAGAAAGAATATTACTTTGGGTATGGTCTGCTGCTTGTTGTAGATGTTGAAACGCAGCTGCCCATCGCTTGCACGATTCGTGCAGCGGAAACAAGCATCTAA
- a CDS encoding phospholipase D-like domain-containing protein: MKQIITGIKLFVIIFILFFIFIFINEKIVVSINDHTLPCIFINEVMYNPIYDDNYYEWVELYNPTNQSINISGWTITDNYSEDLLEGDRDHGNGTTIIPPNGYALITDHGTMFYENCTTPDNTVRLYVHDNSIGNGLSNTKDKLILKNQQRIIIDAIEWGEDYPDIPGTPFHLIDENHSLSRYHLQHTNDTSIDFYDELNPTPGSQNNNIPFVEPEIACELYPQYIAKIPRNKQYSSPFLIKITLKNITLLSQLQLKAYVVGNVSHNYPATQIYMNHLWQYAYYYQNITVDNKDKYTLYVPLRFKKDYQEYQQYIRDSTRAYLVIKIKIDLKTYEHLTTVTLMDLDNTTTNGTAGGYIVGIAKKNDTILENTLICVKNSLGQCTGFYRTENNDIDDNAIIYNGYYKIPTPIGTNYSLQFIDDNNSIVYEITNITVEPGEYDVRLSSSTTFYQVLRGKNITIPINITNTGKFPDNYLIKINDIPPEWSVLIHTSLVYLHQNATCEVKLTVFPSLKKEYSLGIITLHATSSTDPIMTTSLQITIEVLAPDLVIPTIKCLNENNKENYTYNHGEIITIKAFTKNQGNYNATNVTVTFYYDQQDRNHFLGRRSFDSIGKYQKYPSLEWDTQNVSPGLHTLLVVVDEENKIEEFNETNNNNSVQILLHKTLPDPGKDILITEIYYHTHPCIKNEFITIYNPTEKFIDISGWYLTNNPQKPYQKQTKIFFPNRTILFSQSKLLITQNATDYLFETGLQPDFEYLHDSIFNIPNMIAQKAFSLSNIGEALALKDPWNHTIDLIIYGKSNLTLVGWSGPPVNASGAGVILKRNFKNNRPCDTNTSVDWIHPRRYGIGQSDFPLVSYNVSASVTTFVSPDCSYFAVCNELRNATKSIVLNMYEFTNPSLGDELLAALQRNISVRIFMEGSPVGGIDNQQKIILQKLHDLGAEIRFIVSDPKNNVYARYPYNHAKYCIIDDQSVIVQSCNYVKTAVPCNPSFGNREWGIIMRNTTIANSFTSVFNDDWNPQRCDSYTFEAMNFSISLDDIDLDTSIPTGRYTPRFSPKTYITHCTITPIFSPDTSEQAICHLIDSAQQTIYIEQLYIYKDWEATINPFVQKLIQKAQEGVDVKILLNFNPKYDSGNSQQMKVKSYIEQFGIQVRFFYTNWSIFTNIHNKGVIVDNTSVLISSINWNENSVRKNREAGVIVENQDIATYYAEVFFYDWNYNQKKNHQEIKQQSKNFERNTSFDIFGILLDRSNQNPQETTGEYKNILAIVCIFIITVVIIMNDWRKRSWK; encoded by the coding sequence ATGAAACAGATAATCACAGGAATAAAACTCTTTGTGATTATTTTTATTTTATTTTTTATATTTATATTTATAAATGAAAAAATAGTTGTATCTATAAACGACCATACCTTACCGTGTATATTCATTAACGAAGTTATGTACAATCCCATCTATGATGACAATTATTACGAATGGGTAGAACTCTACAATCCAACAAACCAATCTATCAATATATCAGGATGGACAATAACTGATAATTACTCAGAAGATCTTCTCGAAGGAGATAGAGATCATGGAAACGGAACAACCATCATTCCTCCAAATGGATATGCACTCATAACAGATCATGGAACAATGTTTTATGAAAACTGCACTACCCCAGACAACACAGTACGACTCTATGTACATGACAATAGCATCGGCAATGGTCTGAGCAACACAAAAGATAAACTCATATTAAAAAATCAACAACGAATCATCATCGATGCAATAGAATGGGGAGAAGATTATCCAGATATACCTGGAACTCCTTTTCACCTCATTGACGAAAACCATTCCTTATCAAGGTACCACCTCCAACACACTAATGATACTTCAATCGATTTCTATGATGAACTAAACCCAACACCCGGAAGCCAAAATAATAACATACCATTTGTAGAACCAGAGATTGCCTGCGAGCTCTATCCACAGTATATTGCAAAAATACCAAGAAACAAACAATATAGTTCGCCATTCCTCATCAAAATTACCCTTAAAAACATCACGCTTCTATCACAACTTCAATTGAAAGCCTACGTTGTAGGAAATGTCTCCCACAATTATCCAGCAACACAAATATACATGAATCATCTTTGGCAATATGCATATTACTATCAAAATATCACTGTCGATAACAAAGATAAATATACACTCTATGTACCACTCAGATTTAAAAAAGATTACCAAGAATATCAACAATACATCAGAGATAGCACAAGAGCATATCTGGTCATAAAAATAAAAATCGACCTGAAAACATACGAACATCTAACTACTGTTACTCTTATGGACCTGGATAATACAACAACCAACGGAACAGCAGGGGGATACATTGTCGGTATCGCAAAAAAGAATGACACAATTCTTGAAAATACACTCATCTGCGTAAAAAACAGTTTAGGCCAATGCACCGGTTTTTACAGAACTGAAAATAATGATATTGACGATAATGCAATAATCTATAATGGATACTACAAAATCCCAACACCAATTGGAACTAATTATTCACTCCAGTTTATCGACGACAATAATAGTATTGTCTACGAGATAACAAATATCACAGTAGAACCAGGAGAATACGATGTCCGTCTCAGCAGTTCCACAACTTTTTATCAAGTACTGCGAGGAAAGAACATAACAATACCAATCAACATTACAAATACAGGAAAATTTCCCGATAACTATCTCATAAAAATTAACGATATTCCTCCTGAGTGGTCGGTACTCATACATACCTCACTAGTCTACCTTCATCAAAATGCTACCTGCGAAGTAAAACTTACTGTATTTCCGTCTCTAAAAAAAGAGTATTCATTAGGTATCATTACGCTTCATGCAACATCATCAACAGATCCAATTATGACAACATCATTACAGATAACAATAGAGGTGCTTGCACCAGATCTGGTCATACCAACAATTAAATGTCTCAATGAAAATAATAAAGAAAATTACACCTACAATCATGGAGAAATAATCACTATTAAAGCATTTACAAAAAATCAAGGAAATTACAATGCAACCAACGTCACGGTAACGTTTTATTATGACCAACAAGACCGAAATCATTTTCTTGGGAGGAGATCATTCGATTCAATCGGAAAATATCAAAAATATCCATCCCTTGAATGGGACACCCAAAATGTTTCTCCTGGGCTGCATACTCTACTTGTTGTCGTTGATGAAGAAAACAAAATCGAAGAATTTAACGAAACAAATAACAATAACTCTGTTCAAATACTTCTCCATAAAACACTACCTGACCCAGGCAAAGATATCCTCATTACTGAAATTTATTATCATACACATCCATGTATAAAAAATGAGTTTATCACCATCTACAACCCAACAGAAAAATTTATCGACATATCGGGTTGGTATCTCACAAATAATCCACAAAAGCCGTATCAAAAACAAACAAAAATTTTTTTCCCAAACAGAACTATTCTTTTTAGCCAATCAAAACTCCTCATAACACAAAATGCTACAGATTATCTTTTTGAAACAGGACTGCAACCTGATTTTGAATATCTCCATGATTCGATTTTCAATATTCCAAACATGATAGCGCAAAAAGCATTTAGTCTTAGTAATATAGGAGAAGCGCTTGCGTTAAAAGACCCGTGGAATCATACTATCGATTTGATCATATATGGAAAGAGCAACCTGACGCTTGTTGGATGGAGCGGCCCTCCAGTAAATGCATCAGGTGCTGGCGTTATTTTAAAACGAAATTTTAAGAATAATAGACCGTGTGATACTAATACCTCCGTAGATTGGATTCACCCTCGCCGATATGGGATAGGCCAATCAGATTTTCCGCTTGTATCGTATAATGTTTCAGCATCGGTCACAACTTTCGTTTCACCTGATTGTAGCTATTTTGCAGTATGTAATGAACTTCGAAATGCAACAAAATCTATTGTTTTGAATATGTATGAATTTACCAATCCATCTCTGGGTGATGAGCTACTAGCAGCATTACAACGAAATATATCAGTTCGTATTTTTATGGAAGGATCACCTGTAGGAGGTATCGACAACCAACAAAAAATCATTTTACAGAAACTGCATGACCTTGGAGCAGAGATTCGCTTTATCGTTAGTGACCCTAAAAACAATGTGTATGCGCGGTATCCCTATAATCATGCAAAATATTGTATTATCGATGATCAGTCAGTTATCGTTCAAAGTTGCAACTATGTAAAAACAGCAGTTCCGTGTAATCCAAGTTTTGGTAATCGAGAATGGGGAATTATAATGAGAAATACAACTATTGCTAATTCTTTTACTTCTGTATTTAATGATGATTGGAATCCACAACGCTGCGATAGTTACACCTTCGAGGCAATGAATTTTTCGATATCTCTGGACGACATTGATCTTGATACCTCAATTCCAACAGGTCGTTATACTCCTCGATTTTCACCAAAAACCTATATAACTCACTGTACAATAACACCGATATTTTCCCCAGATACAAGCGAGCAAGCAATATGTCATCTCATCGATTCTGCTCAACAAACTATCTATATTGAACAACTCTATATCTACAAAGACTGGGAGGCAACAATAAATCCTTTTGTTCAAAAACTTATCCAAAAAGCACAGGAAGGTGTTGACGTAAAAATTCTTTTAAATTTCAACCCAAAATATGATTCAGGAAATTCACAACAAATGAAAGTAAAATCGTACATTGAGCAATTTGGCATACAAGTACGTTTCTTTTATACGAATTGGTCGATTTTTACGAATATCCATAATAAGGGCGTGATTGTTGATAATACATCTGTACTCATTTCAAGTATAAACTGGAATGAAAACTCTGTACGAAAAAATCGAGAAGCAGGAGTAATCGTTGAAAATCAAGATATTGCAACGTATTATGCTGAGGTTTTTTTCTACGACTGGAATTACAATCAGAAAAAAAATCATCAAGAAATAAAACAACAATCTAAAAATTTTGAACGTAATACATCATTTGACATCTTTGGGATATTATTAGATCGAAGCAATCAAAACCCGCAAGAAACTACAGGAGAGTATAAAAACATCTTAGCTATTGTCTGTATATTTATTATAACGGTCGTTATCATCATGAATGACTGGAGAAAACGTTCATGGAAATAA
- a CDS encoding DNA-directed DNA polymerase II small subunit has translation MNNILKIFSEHGTFIQPDAFEYISSKEKPDEFASILLQNLKEYPLVLTVETVKDLEQNLQPFRSLDQKKPEENIILKKEVQKKLLSEVYGGKIKIGELSEELEEDEEDSEEQSSENDKPVITHLQPLKISPSRGWKPLAQEYAPEINIIKDITGNSMCEGTTQDFVKLFRDRYESICKIIRSQRREISNIQPIGRIKKNQTEIQLIGMVKTVKTTSNGHKLIELEDETGTATLLALKNNPEAFSLASEVLTDEIIGVVGKISKNGDLIIIQNIIFPDIRIHNEKKKIELPLCAAFLSDIHIGSKMFMHNEWTQFLQWINGNLGNSRQKDVASRIKYLILPGDLVDGIGIYPNQEKELAISNIYAQYEALAQQLSLIPDHITILLQPGNHDAVRPAEPQPTFEKEIRDLFQGKDFRFIGNPCYFTIHSVEILSYHGQSLLDFATQIQHVNYNEPTEAMKIMLKKRHLSPVYGGYTPLAPEHIDYMIIDRVPDIFVTGHVHTAKIDTYRGVTLINASSWQAQTTYQKMLNFVPDSAKLPIVDLKTGTATTMDFSKSIS, from the coding sequence ATGAACAACATTCTAAAAATATTCTCAGAACATGGAACTTTCATTCAACCAGATGCATTTGAGTATATTTCATCAAAAGAAAAACCTGACGAATTTGCCTCAATTTTACTTCAAAATCTCAAAGAATATCCTTTGGTTCTAACCGTTGAAACAGTAAAAGATCTCGAACAAAATCTTCAACCGTTCAGATCCCTAGATCAAAAAAAACCAGAAGAAAACATTATTTTAAAGAAAGAAGTACAAAAAAAACTTCTTTCTGAAGTGTACGGTGGTAAAATAAAAATTGGTGAACTTTCTGAAGAACTTGAAGAAGATGAAGAAGATTCTGAAGAACAAAGCTCAGAAAATGACAAACCAGTAATAACCCATCTGCAACCTTTAAAAATATCGCCAAGCAGAGGATGGAAACCCCTTGCTCAAGAATACGCCCCTGAAATCAATATCATCAAAGACATCACAGGAAACAGTATGTGTGAAGGAACAACACAAGATTTCGTTAAACTCTTCAGAGATCGATATGAATCTATATGTAAAATTATCCGTTCACAACGACGGGAAATCTCAAATATTCAGCCCATCGGTAGAATCAAAAAAAATCAAACTGAAATACAGCTTATCGGCATGGTTAAAACGGTTAAAACTACGTCAAATGGTCATAAACTCATCGAACTTGAAGATGAAACAGGAACTGCAACACTACTTGCGTTAAAAAACAACCCTGAAGCATTCTCCCTTGCATCTGAAGTTCTTACTGACGAAATTATCGGTGTAGTTGGAAAGATCAGTAAAAATGGTGATTTAATTATTATTCAAAATATTATTTTTCCTGATATTAGAATCCATAACGAAAAAAAGAAAATAGAACTGCCACTCTGTGCTGCATTTCTTTCAGATATTCACATCGGAAGTAAAATGTTTATGCACAATGAATGGACGCAGTTTCTGCAGTGGATCAACGGAAATCTGGGAAACTCTCGACAAAAAGATGTTGCAAGTAGAATTAAATATCTCATCCTTCCAGGAGATCTTGTCGATGGCATCGGCATTTATCCAAATCAAGAAAAAGAACTCGCCATAAGTAATATCTATGCGCAATACGAAGCATTAGCCCAGCAGCTCAGTCTCATTCCTGATCATATTACAATCCTGCTTCAGCCAGGAAATCATGATGCTGTACGGCCTGCTGAACCTCAACCCACGTTTGAAAAAGAAATCCGTGATCTTTTCCAGGGAAAAGATTTCCGATTTATTGGAAATCCGTGTTACTTCACCATACATTCTGTTGAAATACTGTCGTATCATGGGCAAAGTTTGCTTGATTTTGCAACCCAGATTCAACACGTGAATTACAATGAACCAACTGAAGCTATGAAAATCATGCTGAAAAAAAGACATCTCTCACCAGTGTATGGAGGGTACACCCCACTTGCCCCAGAACATATCGATTATATGATTATTGATCGCGTTCCCGACATCTTTGTTACCGGACATGTTCATACTGCAAAAATAGACACGTATCGAGGAGTAACTCTTATCAATGCTTCTAGCTGGCAGGCACAAACAACTTATCAAAAAATGCTGAACTTTGTCCCAGATTCTGCTAAACTTCCAATCGTCGATCTGAAAACAGGAACTGCAACAACTATGGATTTTAGTAAAAGTATCTCTTGA
- the thiC gene encoding phosphomethylpyrimidine synthase, whose translation MTQLTVAKQGKSTFQMKQIAKSEHIEIDDIIRGVAAGRIVIPYNPIHDPCSLGIGQGLRVKVNANIGSSREHCNIDEEIEKAVVAAEAGAHAVMDLSTGGDLDCIRCSILKKIQIPFGTVPVYQAGIEAVEKHGAIVDMSEDDIFNNIEKHAKQGVDFLVVHAGITKESILRLQRQKRLIPMVSRGGSFHMAWILHHGKENPLYSNFEYLLELAKRYDVTLSLGDGMRSGAIHDSNDRAKFQELLIIGELVDRCREAGVQCMVEGPGHMPLSDIESNIKVMKAVTQGAPYFVLGPLVTDIAPGYDHFVGGIGGALAGFYGADFLCYVTPAEHLALPDKNDVREGVIATRIAAHAADIARGLDRDIDHSFSVAREKLDWEKMFKLCIDPVKAREYRTKRFPCEDTNACSMCGSLCALELVQKHLEKKQ comes from the coding sequence ATGACTCAGTTAACTGTTGCAAAGCAAGGAAAATCGACTTTTCAGATGAAACAAATCGCGAAATCTGAACATATTGAGATTGATGATATAATCCGAGGTGTTGCCGCAGGACGTATTGTCATTCCATATAATCCGATTCATGATCCCTGTTCTCTTGGTATTGGGCAAGGTTTACGGGTTAAAGTTAACGCAAATATTGGCTCGTCTCGTGAACATTGTAATATTGATGAAGAAATTGAAAAAGCCGTAGTTGCTGCAGAGGCAGGTGCTCATGCAGTAATGGATTTATCAACAGGAGGTGACCTTGATTGTATCCGTTGTTCTATATTAAAAAAGATACAAATTCCTTTTGGTACAGTTCCTGTGTATCAAGCAGGTATCGAGGCAGTTGAGAAACACGGTGCAATTGTTGATATGTCTGAGGATGATATTTTTAACAATATTGAAAAACATGCAAAACAGGGAGTTGATTTCCTTGTTGTTCATGCTGGTATCACCAAGGAAAGTATACTTCGACTTCAGCGACAAAAGCGATTAATACCCATGGTTTCTCGCGGAGGTTCTTTTCATATGGCATGGATACTACATCATGGAAAAGAGAATCCGTTGTACTCGAATTTTGAATACCTTTTGGAACTGGCTAAGCGATATGACGTTACCTTAAGTCTTGGTGATGGAATGCGATCAGGTGCGATACATGATTCAAATGATCGGGCAAAATTCCAAGAACTTTTGATTATAGGTGAATTAGTTGATCGTTGTCGAGAGGCTGGTGTCCAATGCATGGTGGAAGGTCCTGGTCACATGCCGTTATCAGATATTGAATCAAATATCAAAGTCATGAAAGCTGTTACTCAAGGCGCTCCGTATTTTGTTCTCGGGCCACTCGTGACCGATATAGCGCCAGGTTATGATCATTTTGTAGGCGGTATCGGCGGTGCTCTTGCAGGTTTTTATGGTGCTGACTTTTTGTGCTATGTGACTCCAGCTGAACATCTTGCATTACCAGATAAAAATGACGTTCGTGAAGGAGTGATTGCAACGAGAATTGCTGCACATGCCGCTGATATTGCTCGGGGTCTTGATCGAGATATTGATCACTCTTTTAGTGTTGCTCGCGAGAAGCTTGATTGGGAGAAGATGTTTAAGCTCTGTATTGATCCTGTTAAAGCTCGGGAGTATCGGACAAAGCGATTCCCCTGTGAAGATACAAATGCGTGTTCTATGTGTGGTTCACTTTGTGCACTTGAGCTTGTGCAAAAACATCTTGAAAAGAAACAATAA
- a CDS encoding presenilin family intramembrane aspartyl protease PSH: MHDETACNRHLVAPIVLMACFFLIIHGLGLLVIRPFQDVGVQPAFEEPNDPMNLVIIFTLLLATTGIILLIARFWKKKVIQIIILGAVGYTSFFILYPLLLFFFGETLDLIAFLLAVLITVSLLIVLYKYPEWYIIDICGVLVGAGAIAILGMSLTVFLVIILLIILALYDAISVYKTKHMIDLADTVMDLKLPVLLVVPKIWRYSLLQETKSLKEKLKENQERDAFFMGLGDVVMPGILVVSVYHSVEYALPVALSVIAGTLVGFAVLMIFVIKGKPQAGLPCLCGGAIFGYIVGSFLFFGELVGLSYVF, encoded by the coding sequence ATGCATGATGAAACTGCTTGCAATAGACATCTGGTCGCTCCGATTGTTCTCATGGCTTGTTTTTTCCTAATAATTCATGGTTTAGGTCTACTTGTTATTAGACCATTTCAAGATGTTGGTGTTCAACCTGCTTTTGAGGAACCTAACGATCCGATGAATCTTGTTATCATTTTTACTCTTCTCCTTGCGACGACAGGGATTATCCTTCTGATTGCTCGTTTTTGGAAAAAAAAAGTGATCCAGATTATTATTCTTGGAGCTGTTGGATATACATCGTTTTTTATTCTGTATCCTTTGCTTTTGTTTTTTTTCGGAGAGACACTTGACCTGATTGCGTTTCTTTTAGCGGTTCTTATAACTGTTTCTCTTCTCATTGTATTATATAAATATCCTGAATGGTATATCATAGATATCTGTGGGGTTCTTGTCGGTGCAGGCGCTATTGCTATTTTAGGTATGTCACTGACTGTTTTCTTGGTTATCATTTTACTTATCATTTTAGCGCTGTATGATGCAATATCGGTCTATAAAACCAAACATATGATTGATCTTGCAGATACAGTTATGGATTTAAAACTCCCGGTCTTGTTAGTTGTACCAAAAATATGGCGTTATTCTCTGCTCCAAGAAACAAAAAGTTTGAAGGAAAAATTAAAAGAAAATCAAGAACGCGATGCATTTTTTATGGGTCTAGGTGATGTTGTCATGCCTGGTATCTTAGTTGTTTCAGTGTATCATTCTGTAGAATATGCATTACCTGTTGCGTTGTCAGTTATTGCAGGAACTCTCGTTGGTTTTGCTGTTCTTATGATCTTTGTAATAAAAGGGAAACCGCAAGCAGGACTTCCGTGTCTGTGTGGCGGTGCTATCTTTGGCTATATTGTTGGAAGTTTTCTTTTTTTTGGAGAACTTGTAGGTCTCTCATATGTTTTTTAA
- a CDS encoding transposase, with translation MLKRSCPSLARFVQRKQASKEEWSMVIREGMLVKKPTVLLGDSGLDIVEMQEQLIDEHVLPVISYNPRNTDKPLDIKYRVEDLVRRRTNKITLHQKELDNTYKQRAAVENTNNVLKQMGLEDLHVKGWNAVKIHVFIILILRLAIAIARYYKDRDCNIRRISLG, from the coding sequence ATGTTGAAACGCAGCTGCCCATCGCTTGCACGATTCGTGCAGCGGAAACAAGCATCTAAGGAGGAATGGTCAATGGTTATTAGGGAAGGAATGCTTGTGAAAAAACCAACCGTATTACTTGGTGATTCTGGGTTGGATATCGTTGAGATGCAAGAGCAACTCATCGACGAACATGTGCTACCCGTCATCTCCTACAATCCAAGGAATACTGATAAACCACTCGATATCAAATACCGAGTTGAAGACCTTGTTCGCAGAAGAACCAACAAGATCACATTGCACCAGAAAGAACTTGATAACACATACAAACAACGAGCAGCTGTTGAAAACACCAACAATGTCCTCAAACAAATGGGACTTGAAGATCTCCACGTGAAAGGATGGAATGCGGTGAAGATCCACGTATTCATTATTTTGATTCTGCGTCTTGCGATTGCCATCGCAAGATATTACAAAGATCGGGACTGTAATATCAGGAGAATTTCATTAGGATGA